A section of the Pochonia chlamydosporia 170 chromosome 2, whole genome shotgun sequence genome encodes:
- a CDS encoding ankyrin repeats (3 copies) domain-containing protein has protein sequence MSQLPGDNPSPTWQCNGDRRHGTSLLINFLQLNFKPQHQMAKSLQVVPQEVLIEITHYLDRSSTSALARTNHNFHSTINPVLYNGNFTLDLPMDSCVLWAGRNGRLETIKRAHSYGANLEVTGSRNDEDLSLDWALIPGRRRFFASGLHLAMQNQQDDVFYYLLGNISNLDLPDRDFCLCGQRRGAIDGETSYYPLHYAIKHCTNRPDLAKALINRGAYLSSMASHALNDAVEAGSADIVDMLLQHHKINATDVNLHGETALHYAARSSIDEAACRAMIRKFVEAGVSIDAKALDGTTALSNAFVHKNLTAIEELLDHGADPNLMPTDTEGSSPLHLILEFKHRNSGMDAETFKKRRFRIIQRLVEAGTDLNKCTGNNGGSDGPPLWLACSSSDRDLSIVKYLLGNGARTDIPIMTKWPDNDGARSIIAALFASCDPDGFMGCIDEDTVNGLRDMVVLLLQHGARIDEVEDTDGGKWYEYADDDWYSQDGRRYADGDSALLYACRGVVQQEPACLKMLLGHATRENVSLGHLREAMGMEFSDEEEEEDGVDGGEEVQRMLREFTGREFPDADGDE, from the coding sequence ATGTCTCAGCTACCAGGCGACAACCCTTCACCAACTTGGCAATGCAACGGCGATCGTCGCCATGGAACTTCCCTCCTCATTAACTTCcttcaactcaacttcaAGCCGCAGCACCAGATGGCAAAGTCACTCCAGGTGGTACCCCAAGAAGTTCTCATCGAGATAACTCACTACCTCGACCGCAGCAGCACATCAGCTCTAGCGAGAACAAACCACAATTTCCACAGCACCATAAACCCAGTGCTGTACAATGGCAACTTCACACTCGACCTCCCAATGGACTCGTGCGTCCTCTGGGCAGGCCGAAACGGCCGTCTGGAAACCATTAAGCGCGCCCACTCATACGGAGCAAATCTAGAAGTAACAGGCTCACGCAACGACGAAGACTTGTCTCTGGACTGGGCACTTATACCTGGCAGAAGGCGTTTTTTTGCAAGTGGCTTGCACCTCGCCATGCAGAACCAGCAAGACGATGTGTTCTACTACCTGCTCGGAAATATCTCCAATCTCGACCTACCTGACAGAGACTTTTGTCTCTGCGGCCAGCGGAGGGGTGCTATCGACGGGGAGACGTCTTATTATCCGTTGCATTATGCCATTAAGCATTGCACAAACCGCCCGGATCTAGCAAAAGCACTCATAAATAGAGGAGCGTATCTCTCTTCCATGGCCTCTCATGCTCTGAACGATGCCGTCGAGGCAGGAAGTGCTGATATAGTAGATATGCTACTTCAGCATCACAAGATTAATGCAACAGATGTCAACTTACACGGAGAAACAGCGCTTCACTACGCAGCCAGGTCCAGTATCGACGAGGCTGCCTGTAGAGCCATGATTCGCAAGTTCGTCGAAGCAGGTGTATCTATAGACGCAAAAGCTCTAGATGGAACTACAGCCCTCAGCAACGCCTTCGTACACAAAAATCTGACAGCCATCGAGGAACTCCTCGACCACGGCGCCGACCCCAATCTGATGCCGACAGACACAGAAGGAAGCAGCCCACTGCATCTCATCTTGGAATTCAAACACCGCAATAGCGGCATGGATGCAGAAACATTCAAAAAGCGCCGCTTCCGCATCATTCAACGGCTAGTCGAGGCTGGCACCGACCTCAACAAGTGTACCGGTAACAATGGCGGTTCCGACGGTCCACCGCTCTGGCTGGCTTGTTCAAGCTCAGACCGTGATCTCTCCATCGTAAAGTATcttcttggcaatggcgcGCGGACAGACATTCCCATCATGACTAAGTGGCCTGATAATGACGGGGCGCGGTCCATCATCGCAGCGTTGTTCGCATCATGCGATCCAGATGGGTTTATGGGCTGTATAGACGAAGATACTGTGAACGGACTACGGGACATGGTGGTTCTCCTCTTGCAGCATGGAGCTCGTATCGATGAGGTGGAGGACACGGATGGTGGGAAGTGGTACGAATACGCTGATGACGACTGGTATAGTCAGGATGGTAGGAGATATGCAGATGGTGACTCGGCGCTGTTGTATGCTTGTAGAGGAGTTGTGCAGCAGGAACCGGCgtgtttgaagatgttgctggGGCATGCGACGAGGGAGAATGTGTCGCTTGGGCATTTGCGGGAGGCGATGGGGATGGAGTTTtcggatgaggaggaggaggaagacggtGTGGATGGGGGTGAGGAAGTTCAGCGGATGTTGAGAGAGTTTACTGGGAGGGAGTTTCCGGAcgctgatggagatgaatga
- a CDS encoding ankyrin repeat-containing protein (similar to Colletotrichum gloeosporioides Nara gc5 XP_007277583.1) encodes MRLINLKTLGLETFLAQPPPYVILSHTWGLDELTLQEFNGLESRQSAGLTKILNFCKTIQSQLSLSVEHCWIDTCCIDKTSSAELSEAINSMFRWYRQSHCCYAFLSDVEYDTADDTLGSDFEKSRWFTRGFTLQELLAPLDVFFFDVNWRYIGSKASLTERISAITRIPQHMLRDRTFELASVAQKMSWAAKRQTTRPEDVAYCLLGIFGVNMPLLYGEGSKAFTRLQEEILKGSEDQSIFAWDAFKMMFSQLESVGALAPSPEYFERSGNISALPFPVGGEASTSSKGISIRLPLEQGDSSDLALLSCLFDGDLGSRVAISVRQDPSDETFYAREALALKRVNVSSPDKLIASTKRITLGRGNRFIYPSSSGLRCLIRYSPGGTSGWRWKSSQPEGMSWIHARESQSLSLDVPRSSTSLFDALQVTHVFERHVPPLQGVCVGLELCLKGWQPDESWVNLVDLKSEKAEGDSLQGDADDYYSVLRVSASSASLDWGDISLTARVEHFYAYDAPMVMVTLEETWPVEDEAMQTSDLS; translated from the coding sequence ATGCgcctcatcaatctcaaaaCCCTGGGCCTTGAAACGTTCCTAGCCCAACCCCCTCCCTATGTCATTCTCTCACACACCTGGGGCCTAGACGAGCTAACCCTCCAAGAATTCAACGGCCTCGAATCTCGACAAAGCGCAGGACTCACCAAGATTCTAAACTTTTGCAAAACCATCCAATCGCAACTCTCTCTCTCGGTGGAGCACTGCTGGATCGACACATGCTGCATCGACAAAACCAGCAGCGCAGAGCTCTCCGaggccatcaactccatgttCCGGTGGTATCGCCAGTCACACTGCTGCTACGCCTTCCTAAGTGACGTGGAGTATGACACCGCGGACGACACTCTTGGCAGCGATTTCGAAAAATCGCGCTGGTTCACAAGAGGCTTCACGCTGCAGGAGTTGCTTGCACCCCTtgacgtcttcttctttgacgTCAACTGGCGGTACATCGGGAGCAAGGCGTCCCTTACGGAGAGAATATCCGCGATAACACGCATACCGCAACATATGCTGCGTGATAGAACGTTTGAACTTGCTAGCGTGGCGCAAAAGATGTCATGGGCGGCCAAGAGGCAAACTACGCGGCCTGAGGATGTCGCGTACTGCCTTTTGGGAATCTTTGGCGTGAATATGCCGTTGCTGTATGGCGAGGGGAGTAAGGCGTTTACACGGCTTCAGGAGGAGATTCTAAAGGGCTCTGAAGACCAGTCTATATTTGCGTGGGACGCTTTCAAAATGATGTTCTCTCAGCTGGAGAGCGTGGGAGCTCTCGCCCCGTCGCCAGAGTACTTTGAGAGGAGTGGAAATATTTCTGCGCTGCCGTTCCCCGTAGGCGGCGAGGCATCTACATCCAGCAAGGGCATCAGTATACGACTACCTCTTGAACAGGGGGATTCATCGGATCTTGCTTTGCTGTCCTGTTTGTTTGATGGGGACTTGGGTTCCAGGGTGGCCATTTCGGTGCGCCAAGATCCCTCTGATGAGACGTTTTACGCGCGTGAGGCACTGGCGTTGAAACGAGTCAACGTCTCGTCGCCGGATAAGTTGATCGCATCTACGAAACGAATCACGTTAGGTCGAGGAAATAGATTTATCTATCCTAGTTCCAGCGGTCTGCGATGCTTGATCCGCTACTCGCCTGGTGGTACAAGCGGCTGGCGTTGGAAGAGTTCACAGCCCGAGGGTATGTCGTGGATTCATGCCAGGGAGTCGCAGTCGCTTAGTTTAGATGTACCGCGATCGTCGACTTCATTGTTTGATGCACTCCAGGTTACGCATGTTTTTGAACGTCATGTGCCGCCGTTGCAGGGAGTGTGTGTTGGCCTGGAGCTGTGCTTGAAGGGGTGGCAGCCTGATGAGAGCTGGGTGAATTTGGTGGATCTAAAATCTGAGAAGGCGGAAGGGGATTCTTTGCAAGGAGATGCGGATGATTATTATAGTGTTTTGAGAGTGAGTGCTTCGAGTGCGAGTCTTGATTGGGGGGATATCAGTCTTACGGCGAGGGTTGAGCATTTTTATGCGTATGACGCgccgatggtgatggtgacgCTGGAAGAGACTTGGCCGGTAGAAGATGAGGCTATGCAAACCAGTGATTTATCGTAG
- a CDS encoding sulfate permease (similar to Coccidioides immitis RS XP_001246337.1), translated as MARRPSHQREDSSSNNDHRPAQPSSLRQSHAASSRESSQDSGPAFRHAVRSPNVDDGVQTDQAEVDESTPLIPSDNTSQRRSSAVHPGVCEHGTFSPRPMTPAEDFPFTRDDTVTPGSGGLFDNSSSQVSIDDGWKKWFSGRIRTKKMGQSRELAHQAGFRDTPLMYLSYYIPCLNWMQQYKWAYLKGDVVSAITIASFYLPMALSLASNLAHVPPIHGLYGFVFQPFIYALLGSSSQMVVGPEAAGSLLVGTVVQQSVDSGNSSEDNDLLHAQICGVVAGMAGATVLIAGIARLGFLDSVLSRPFLRGFISAIGFVIAVDQLIPELGLSELASREGASHGSTVEKIAFIVENVGEVHHLTFAVAGISFLVIMIGRELKKRLEPKFPSVVFVPDRFLVVVVSAILCWHFRWDKQGVEVLGSVKAATGGLFTFRWPFSLAHMKHIRSAMSTSFLIALLGFFESSVAAKSLGGNDAIQGIELSANREMIALGTANLVGACFMSLPAFGGYGRSKVNKTTGGKSPVSSIVLSLISLLSILFLLPYFYFLPKPVLCSMISVVAYSLIEEAPHDIAFFITIRGWTELGLMAVIFLATIFYSLTLGMALGVGISMLLVIKHSTRPRIQILGRIPGTNRFENAESGESSLEFIEGCLIVKIPEPLTFANTGELKARLRRLELYGTSAAHPALPRLRSQESNRNIIFDIHGVTSMDGSGTQVLEEIVRSYKDRGVRIFFSRGPSRRDHPVWVLMERSGIVALSGGATHFVNDVEEALRWTEYEESIGLDSGGSG; from the exons ATGGCACGGCGTCCCTCGCACCAACGCGAGGACTCGTCCTCCAACAATGACCATCGGCCGGCACAGCCAAGCTCCTTGCGGCAGAGTCACGCAGCGTCGAGTCGAGAGAGCAGTCAGGACAGTGGCCCTGCATTTAGACATGCCGTCCGTTCTCCAAATGTAGATGATGGTGTCCAGACAGACCAGGCAGAGGTCGACGAGTCCACGCCTTTGATCCCCTCCGACAACACGAGCCAGAGACGATCGAGCGCCGTCCATCCTGGAGTCTGCGAACATGGCACTTTTAGCCCCCGACCCATGACCCCGGCCGAAGATTTCCCCTTTACCAGAGACGACACCGTGACTCCGGGATCTGGCGGCCTGTTTGACAATTCTTCCTCTCAGGTGTCGATCGATGATGGTTGGAAGAAGTGGTTCAGTGGGAGAATCCGAACCAAGAAGATGGGCCAGAGTAGAGAGCTTGCTCACCAGGCTGGGTTCCGAGATACGCCCCTAAT GTACCTCTCCTACTATATTCCTTGCTTAAATTGGATGCAGCAGTACAAATGGGCCTACCTCAAAGGTGATGTTGTGTCTGCAATCACCATCGCATCCTTCTACCTACCCATGGCTCTTTCGCTGGCCTCCAACCTCGCGCACGTGCCTCCGATTCACGGGCTGTATGGTTTCGTTTTCCAACCCTTTATATATGCATTGTTGGGCTCGTCGTCACAAATGGTTGTTGGTCCTGAGGCTGCCGGGTCTCTGTTAGTGGGCACAGTGGTACAGCAAAGCGTGGACAGCGGTAATTCGAGTGAGGATAACGACCTCCTTCATGCGCAGAtatgtggtgttgtggctgGTATGGCCGGAGCGACCGTCTTGATTGCAGGAATAGCACGGTTGGGTTTCTTGGACAGCGTGTTGAGCCGTCCGTTCCTGAGGGGGTTTATCAGCGCCATCGGTTTCGTCATTGCCGTGGACCAGTTGATTCCGGAACTGGGCTTGAGTGAACTTGCGAGCCGGGAAGGGGCAAGCCATGGCAGCACGGTTGAAAAGATTGCTTTCATCGTGGAAAATGTCGGCGAAGTCCACCACTTGACATTTGCCGTTGCTGGCATCAGTTTCCTGGTCATCATGATTGGCCG TGAGCTGAAAAAGCGACTTGAGCCGAAATTCCCTTCTGTCGTATTTGTTCCGGACCGTTTCTTGGTAGTTGTCGTTTCTGCCATTCTATGCTGGCATTTCCGCTGGGACAAGCAAGGCGTTGAGGTCCTCGGCAGCGTTAAGGCGGCCACGGGCGGCCTCTTCACATTTAGATGGCCATTTAGCTTAGCTCACATGAAGCACATTCGCAGTGCCATGTCGACAAGCTTTCTCATTGCGTTACTCGGGTTTTTCGAGTCCTCTGTCGCTGCAAAGAGCCTAGGCGGTAACGACGCCATTCAGGGTATCGAATTGAGTGCGAACCGTGAAATGATTGCACTCGGCACAGCCAACCTCGTAGGCGCGTGTTTTATGAGCTTACCCGCCTTTGGAGGTTACGGTAGaagcaaggtcaacaagaCGACTGGTGGCAAGAGTCCAGTGAGCTCGATTGTGCTGAGTCTGATATCGCTCTTGTCCAtattgttcttgctgccgTATTTTTACTTTTTGCCT AAACCTGTCCTCTGTTCCATGATTTCCGTCGTGGCTTATTCGCTGATAGAGGAAGCGCCACACGACATTGCGTTTTTCATCACAATTCGGGGTTGGACCGAACTTGGTCTCATGgccgtcatcttcttggccacaaTTTTCTACTCTTTGACGCTCGGCATGGCACTGGGGGTTGGCATCTCCATGcttctcgtcatcaagcACAGCACGCGCCCTAGAATTCAGATTTTAGGTCGCATTCCGGGGACGAACCGATTCGAAAATGCTGAGTCGGGGGAGTCGAGTCTAGAATTCATTGAAGGGTGCCTGATTGTTAAAATTCCGGAGCCTCTTACCTTTGCCAACACTGGAGAACTAAAAGCACGATTGCGGCGGCTGGAGTTGTATGGAACATCGGCAGCACACCCCGCCCTACCTCGCCTTCGGAGCCAAGAGTCGAACCGAAACATTATCTTTGACATTCACGGCGTGACGTCGATGGACGGCTCCGGCACGCAGGTCCTGGAAGAAATCGTGCGTAGCTACAAAGACCGTGGTGTTCGAATCTTCTTCTCGCGAGGCCCTTCACGAAGAGATCACCCTGTGTGGGTGCTGATGGAGCGAAGCGGCATTGTGGCATTAAGCGGAGGCGCAACACACTTTGTgaatgatgtggaagaagcGCTGCGGTGGACAGAGTATGAGGAGAGCATTGGTCTTGACAGCGGTGGCAGTGGTTAA
- a CDS encoding acetyltransferase (similar to Cordyceps militaris CM01 XP_006668100.1), translating to MYIPTSRTLATSIPLTGEPGEHLFQTTRLTCRRFTLADAPSIPPAANHESIALNLRDRLPHPYTIQEAEAFVSRRNTVVENRYPTHVAVFLKPDTPENPSSEPVFIGGMGVHPGDDVNYRTWEIGYWFAPQTWGKGYATEAVTAFTRWIFATFPQLNRLDASIFSRNVGSDRVLRKAGFRCEGVRRGMAEKNGVLEDETMFAVLRSDLQSD from the coding sequence ATGTACATCCCAACCAGCAGAACCCTTGCAACATCCATCCCCCTCACAGGCGAACCAGGCGAACACCTCTTCCAAACAACCCGTCTCACCTGTCGACGCTTCACGCTCGCCGACGCACCCTCCATCCCTCCCGCCGCAAACCACGAATCCATAGCCCTCAATCTCCGTGACCGACTCCCTCATCCATACACcatccaagaagcagaagcctTTGTATCCCGTCGCAACACCGTCGTCGAAAACCGATACCCCACACACGTTGCTGTGTTTCTCAAGCCTGACACACCGGAAAATCCTTCATCAGAGCCAGTCTTCATAGGTGGGATGGGAGTACACCCCGGCGATGATGTCAACTACCGCACGTGGGAGATTGGATATTGGTTCGCGCCGCAGACTTGGGGGAAGGGGTACGCGACAGAAGCGGTGACTGCGTTTACGAGGTGGATATTCGCTACGTTTCCACAGCTGAATAGGCTTGATGCTTCTATATTTTCGAGAAATGTCGGGAGTGATagggtgttgaggaaggcGGGATTTAGGTGTGAGGGCGTACGGAGGGGGATGGCGGAGAAGAatggtgttttggaggaTGAGACTATGTTTGCGGTGTTGAGGAGTGATTTACAAAGCGACTAA
- a CDS encoding nitrilase/cyanide hydratase and apolipoprotein N-acyltransferase (similar to Metarhizium robertsii ARSEF 23 XP_007824036.2), producing MPNSVSTSIKVAAVQASPIFLDKSATTEKVCALIRRAGSQNARVIGFPETFIPGYPGWVEMVPLHTEHAASLFLKLFNESVEVPGPETEAIGEACKEANIYAVVGINERRPGTTGTLFNTNLFFGPDGSILHKHQKYVPTVGERLVHAPGQTGSRASIVADFGGLSSLICGENGNPLGQYAIGLDYPVVHVASWPGHFAEGMGVNEAINVYGAAVASSVGCFVVHAVGIVGDDAIEAYGVDEKGERFLKQQRRDTRACVMGPGGSVLAKGSEGEQLVYADVCGDDLVKVKYGLDYAGHYNRPEIFAHLFKTYLD from the exons ATGCCCAATAGTGTTTCTACGTCTATTAAAGTTGCTGCCGTCCAAGCATCGCCAATATTTCTTGACAAATCCGCAACAACAGAAAAAGTATGCGCACTCATCCGCCGCGCAGGTTCTCAAAATGCCCGAGTCATCGGCTTCCCAGAGACCTTTATTCCAGGCTACCCAGGCTGGGTTGAAATGGTTCCCCTCCACACCGAACACGCAGCATCTCTCTTCCTGAAACTGTTCAATGAATCAGTTGAAGTCCCTGGCCCGGAGACAGAAGCAATTGGGGAAGCAtgcaaagaagcaaataTCTACGCAGTCGTCGGAATCAACGAGCGTCGTCCGGGCACAACAGGCACGTTGTTTAATACCAACTTATTCTTCGGCCCGGATGGCTCAATCTTGCACAAACATCAAAAATATGTGCCCACAGTAGGGGAGAGACTTGTCCATGCTCCTGGTCAGACAGGGAGCAGAGCCTCTATTGTTGCCGACTTTGGCGGGTTAAGCAGTCTTATTTGTGGTGAGAATGGGAATCCCCTGGGCCAGTACGCTATCGGGCTTGATTATCCTGTGGTGCATGTTGCCAGTTGGCCAGGCCATTTTGCAGAAGGCATGGGTGTGAAcgaagccatcaacgtcTATGGAGCTGCTGTGGCGAGTTCAGTGGGTTGCTTTGTTGTCCATGCAGTCGGGATTGTAGGCGACGATGCAATTGAGGCATAcggagttgatgagaaggGAGAACGATTTTTGAAACAACAACGAAGGGATACCAGAGCGTGTGTGATGGGGCCAGGGGGAAGTGTTTTGGCAAAGGGCAGCGAGGGAGAGCAATTGGTGTATGCGGATGTTTGCGGTGACGActtggtcaaggtcaagtacGGACTG GACTATGCTGGGCATTACAATCGACCAGAAATATTTGCGCACTTGTTCAAGACGTATTTGGACTGA
- a CDS encoding pirin (similar to Metarhizium robertsii ARSEF 23 XP_007821751.1) → MLQKLTREFANHGMPICCDIYTDDDYPTDTPVVLYFHAGGLVGWGRSAVPPWLVQTCWQRKWPLISASYRLMPQTTSKGLMEDITAAYEFAQNWQADGKKRRVIAAGSSFFPCAMLAHHNPVKPLALLSAQGINSFRHKFFNSSTMLTPEPIPESVMAPIIAGPIVVGETPAGDPSAFDVNKLRADGSRNPDYKAPPRVESDDNDPDNLRGMLYDYYIYRNEWVDLLGDIDPGYAWAKDGTDEAKARLDNWPPTVIFHGNADPDVELGVSEEMRDYLGENKVTLLVADGMHHLYELTKFIEEDSPGMDTVREVVKRLDEIVLQQS, encoded by the exons ATGCTGCAAAAATTGACCAGAGAATTCGCCAACCATGGCATGCCCATCTGCTGCGACATCTACACCGACGACGACTATCCCACCGACACACCTGTCGTCTTGTACTTCCACGCAGGAGGACTAGTTGGCTGGGGACGAAGCGCAGTGCCCCCATGGCTCGTTCAA ACCTGCTGGCAGCGTAAATGGCCTCTCATAAGCGCAAGCTACCGCCTCATGCCGCAGACCACCTCCAAAGGTCTCATGGAAGACATCACCGCCGCCTATGAATTCGCCCAAAACTGGCAAGCAGACGGGAAGAAACGCCGCGTCATTGCCGCCGGCAGCA GCTTCTTCCCCTGCGCGATGCTCGCGCACCACAACCCCGTCAAGCCGCTCGCCCTCCTCTCCGCCCAGGGCATCAACTCCTTCCGCCACAAGTTCTTCAACTCATCCACCATGCTTACACCGGAGCCCATACCCGAGTCTGTCATGGCGCCCATCATTGCAGGACCGATTGTCGTGGGGGAGACTCCCGCTGGCGATCCCTCTGCCTTTGATGTGAATAAGCTGAGGGCGGATGGATCTAGAAACCCGGATTACAAGGCCCCGCCTCGTGTGGAATCCGATGATAATGATCCTGATAATCTGAGGGGCATGCTGTACGACTACTACATCTACAGGAATGAATGGGTTGACCTGCTGGGTGATATTGACCCGGGGTATGCGTGGGCCAAGGACGGCACAGATGAGGCGAAGGCTCGGCTGGATAACTGGCCGCCTACTGTGATTTTCCATGGGAATGCTGATCCTGATGTTGAGTTGGGGGTGAGTGAGGAGATGAGAGATTACCTTGGTGAGAACAAGGTGACGCTGTTGGTTGCAGATGGTATGCATCATCTGTATGAACTGACCAAGTTTATCGAGGAGGATTCCCCAGGCATGGATACCGTCAGGGAAGTCGTGAAGCGACTTGATGAAATTGTCCTTCAGCAGTCCTAG
- a CDS encoding cellulase (glycosyl hydrolase family 5) domain-containing protein produces MQLSRLFATAITILGVQAKLQSKEDYLKNIAPSELDRLSKYEASHKDLNLSQKAALNLIKSAVTNFATDEQDSTEKVCNVAFGEAECKSILFGGQPSASTSSTRRSGLKKRVGSCTCTVSSDYCGNGLVCKNLPGECAPAGANGLGAGNQARTWIPGNAKIRGVNLGSQFIIEPWMAQDEFSSMGCGGLNDEWQCVEHLGQDAADQAFKKHWDTWTTQDDIKQIASLGLNTIRIPVGFWLKEDLVKDGEHYPRGGVEYLDRLVGWCKDNNIYVIMDLHGGPGSQFPNQQYTGHGVSEAGFYNQDNYERAAKFLEWMAERIHTNETYKTVGMLEVLNEPVHAGDHASEAADMIHTFYPLAWNRIRDRESKLGIKDEDRLHIQFMGNAWGSGDPTSALPSTDFAAFDDHRYYKWDGSVSKSKDGYINAACNDKREDGVIIGEWSISVADDVESNDEFGIRGRTDQADWYKKFWAAQVQAFEKSAGWVFWTWKCNWIGGFDEWRWCYKSAVAAGAIPKDAGSAGDIHPC; encoded by the exons ATGCAACTCAGCCGTCTGTTCGCAACTGCCATCACCATACTTGGCGTCCAAGCCAAACTTCAATCAAAAGAGGACTATCTGAAGAACATCGCCCCCAGTGAACTAGATCGACTCTCCAAATATGAAGCCTCCCACAAAGACTTGAACCTTTCTCAAAAGGCAgctctcaacctcatcaagtCTGCCGTCACCAACTTTGCCACCGACGAGCAAGACTCCACAGAGAAGGTTTGCAACGTCGCCTTTGGTGAAGCAGAGTGCAAGAGCATTCTCTTTGGTGGCCAGCCCTCCGCGAGTACATCTAGTACTCGTCGGAGTGGGTTGAAGAAACGGGTGGGCAGTTGCACATGCACTGTTTCTAGTGATTACTGCGGTAATGGCCTCGTCTGCAAGAACTTGCCTGGGGAATGTGCACCAGCTGGTGCGAATGGAC TTGGCGCTGGCAATCAAGCCCGTACTTGGATCCCAGGCAACGCCAAAATTCGAGGCGTTAACCTCGGCTCCCAGTTCATCATCGAGCCATGGATGGCCCAAGATGAATTCAGCAGCATGGGCTGCGGAGGCCTCAACGACGAGTGGCAGTGTGTCGAGCACCTCGGACAGGACGCTGCTGACCAGGCATTCAAGAAGCACTGGGACACGTGGACGACCCAAGACGACATCAAGCAGATTGCGAGCCTTGGGCTAAACACTATTCGAATTCCGGTCGGTTTCTGGCTCAAAGAGGACCTTGTCAAGGATGGGGAGCATTACCCTCGGGGAGGTGTCGAATATCTCGATaggctggttggttggtgcaAAGACAACAATATCTATGTTATCATGGACTTGCACGGTGGTCCTGGATCACAATTTCCCAACCAGCAGTATACTGGCCAC GGTGTTTCAGAGGCTGGTTTCTACAACCAAGACAACTATGAGCGAGCGGCGAAGTTCCTTGAGTGGATGGCCGAGAGAATCCATACCAACGAGACGTACAAGACTGTCGGGATGCTGGAAGTCCTCAACGAGCCTGTTCATGCGGGCGATCATGCGAGTGAAGCTGCTGACATGATTCACACGTTTTACCCTCTTGCTTGGAACCGTATCCGTGATCGTGAGAGTAAGCTTGGaatcaaggacgaagacCGCCTTCACATCCAGTTCATG GGCAATGCTTGGGGTTCTGGTGATCCTACGTCCGCTCTACCCAGCACCGATTTCGCCGCCTTTGACGACCACCGCTACTACAAATGGGATGGTTCCGTGTCCAAGAGTAAGGACGGTTACATCAACGCCGCTTGCAATGATAAGCGTGAAGATGGCGTTATTATTGGGGAGTGGTCCATCTCGGTcgccgatgatgttgagtcgaatgatgagtttggcaTCCGTGGCCGTACCGACCAGGCGGATTGGTATAAGAAATTCTGGGCCGCACAAGTTCAGGCGTTTGAAAAGTCGGCGGGATGGGTGTTTTGGACGTGGAAGTGCAACTGGATTGGGGGCTTCGACgagtggcgatggtgttATAAGTCGGCTGTTGCGGCTGGTGCTATTCCCAAGGATGCTGGCAGTGCTGGGGACATTCACCCTTGCTGA